One genomic window of Ktedonobacteraceae bacterium includes the following:
- a CDS encoding FHA domain-containing protein: MAQEYTSPAYLLIQQGPQAGKRVELWKDCTTIGRSRNCDIFLEDLAVHRKQASIWHTDAGYVLRDEHGSGDCFVNEQPVREQLLVDGDRLQFGNTLLIFFAHEGTRPFQLASSRGRELHIGKQPDPSGSAIAKLNLTGRRGVIVRSFELLPEMTIGRSRECDIFLEDLAVSRLHATIRQLPDGGYEIEDHRSATGTFVNGMPITRYQLLEGDVVQIGTSRLVFKRSTS; encoded by the coding sequence ATGGCGCAGGAATATACATCACCAGCATATCTTCTCATCCAACAAGGCCCGCAGGCCGGTAAGCGTGTGGAACTGTGGAAAGACTGCACCACGATTGGCCGCAGCCGCAATTGTGACATTTTCTTAGAAGACCTCGCCGTCCATCGCAAACAGGCAAGCATCTGGCATACCGATGCAGGCTACGTCCTGCGCGATGAACATGGCAGCGGCGATTGCTTCGTGAATGAGCAGCCTGTGAGAGAGCAACTGCTGGTTGATGGAGATCGCTTGCAATTCGGCAACACACTCCTCATCTTTTTCGCTCACGAGGGGACGCGTCCATTCCAGCTTGCTTCGTCGCGTGGCCGCGAGCTCCATATCGGCAAGCAGCCGGACCCATCAGGCAGCGCGATTGCTAAACTGAACCTTACCGGACGGCGAGGGGTCATTGTGCGTAGTTTTGAATTGCTGCCCGAGATGACAATCGGACGCAGCCGCGAATGCGATATTTTCCTGGAAGACCTGGCCGTCAGTCGTCTCCACGCAACCATCCGCCAGCTACCAGATGGTGGATACGAGATTGAGGATCATCGCTCGGCCACCGGCACCTTCGTCAATGGCATGCCCATCACACGCTATCAATTGCTCGAAGGCGACGTAGTGCAGATCGGCACAAGCAGGCTGGTATTCAAGCGCTCGACTTCCTAG
- a CDS encoding Nramp family divalent metal transporter produces MALLRSKATQEEFIGGVDNATVRAAREVLEGQSKRNVLTRILPFLGPAFIASVAYIDPGNFATNIQAGAQFGYLLVWVIIASNLMAMLIQTLSAKLGIATGRNLAEICREQFPRPVVLGMWVLSEIVAMATDLAEFLGAAVGFNLLFHIPLLLAGILTGITTFIILGLEHRGFRHLEAVITALVGVVAGSYLIETVLDRPDWAQIGYHAVVPQFAGTSSVLLAVGILGATVMPHVIFLHSSLTQNRVIARGTKERRKLFRFELIDVVIAMSLAGLVNLFMLVMASATFFAHGMTGIGTLDQAYRTLQPLLGSAASVIFAVSLLASGLSSSTVGTMAGQVVMQGFLRRQIPVWLRRLVTMLPALIVIALNLDPTSTLVVSQVILSFGIPFALIPLVMFTRQKNLMGDLVNRRYTTLVAWVVAGLIVTLNLYLLFQLFQTVL; encoded by the coding sequence ATGGCGTTACTACGTTCAAAAGCAACACAGGAAGAGTTCATTGGGGGTGTGGACAATGCGACAGTTAGAGCCGCGCGTGAAGTTCTGGAAGGACAGAGTAAGCGCAACGTTCTGACGCGCATTCTCCCTTTCCTTGGTCCTGCCTTTATTGCCAGTGTAGCCTATATCGATCCCGGTAATTTTGCCACCAATATACAGGCCGGCGCCCAATTTGGTTATCTGCTGGTCTGGGTGATTATCGCCAGTAACCTCATGGCGATGCTCATTCAAACCCTATCGGCAAAACTAGGGATTGCGACCGGAAGGAATCTCGCGGAAATCTGTCGCGAGCAGTTTCCTCGACCCGTCGTGCTGGGAATGTGGGTGCTTTCAGAAATCGTAGCGATGGCTACCGACCTGGCCGAATTTCTCGGCGCTGCGGTTGGCTTCAATCTGCTCTTTCACATACCTTTGCTGCTAGCGGGAATTCTGACGGGGATTACAACGTTCATCATCCTTGGCCTTGAGCATCGTGGGTTCCGGCATCTCGAAGCTGTGATTACTGCCCTGGTGGGCGTAGTTGCCGGCAGCTATTTGATTGAGACGGTCCTCGATAGACCAGATTGGGCCCAGATCGGCTACCATGCTGTCGTGCCGCAATTCGCCGGCACCAGTAGTGTGCTGCTGGCAGTTGGTATTCTGGGTGCTACGGTGATGCCGCACGTCATTTTTCTGCATTCATCGCTCACTCAGAATCGCGTTATTGCCAGGGGGACGAAGGAACGCCGGAAGCTCTTCCGTTTTGAATTGATAGATGTGGTCATAGCGATGTCTTTAGCGGGTCTGGTCAACCTGTTTATGCTGGTGATGGCTTCGGCGACTTTCTTCGCTCATGGGATGACAGGTATCGGGACTCTCGATCAGGCATATCGAACGCTACAGCCATTGCTTGGTAGCGCAGCCAGCGTGATTTTTGCCGTATCTTTGCTGGCTTCTGGTCTATCCTCGTCGACGGTTGGAACAATGGCCGGCCAGGTGGTGATGCAGGGATTCCTGCGCCGCCAGATTCCTGTATGGCTGCGGCGCCTGGTAACAATGCTGCCTGCATTAATTGTCATAGCTTTAAACCTCGATCCTACCAGTACGCTGGTCGTCAGCCAGGTGATTCTCAGCTTCGGCATTCCTTTCGCGCTCATTCCGTTGGTGATGTTCACCCGTCAAAAGAACCTGATGGGCGACCTGGTCAATCGCCGCTATACAACGCTGGTCGCATGGGTGGTTGCCGGGCTGATTGTTACGCTCAATCTGTACCTGTTATTCCAGCTTTTCCAGACGGTCTTATAA
- a CDS encoding metal-dependent transcriptional regulator, giving the protein MEEPIQDLAPRISDCLKVIYDMQERGQKVSTSAVSERLGVSDATVTMLFKDFAAAGWVEHAPYRGVRLTALGERKAMEVIRHHRLLELYLARELGYSWDKVHDEADKLEHVISEEFEDKLDALLGYPTVDPHGDPIPSKDGVIPLRKGIPLPQLAQGRTALIVRVSDQDPEKLRYLGQLGLYPETYVEVIERAPFGGPLRIRVGEKPQQVEHMLGAELAEHITVTPIEAGEMANK; this is encoded by the coding sequence ATGGAAGAGCCGATTCAAGATCTTGCCCCTCGCATCAGTGATTGTTTGAAGGTGATTTATGATATGCAGGAGCGGGGGCAAAAAGTCTCTACTTCAGCGGTCAGCGAGCGGTTGGGGGTGAGTGATGCGACCGTGACGATGTTATTCAAAGATTTTGCGGCGGCCGGTTGGGTTGAACACGCACCTTACCGCGGTGTGCGCCTGACGGCCCTGGGCGAGCGCAAGGCGATGGAGGTTATCCGGCATCATCGCCTGCTCGAACTGTACCTGGCGCGCGAGCTCGGCTATAGCTGGGATAAGGTGCATGACGAGGCGGACAAGCTGGAGCATGTTATCTCGGAAGAGTTTGAAGACAAACTTGATGCCCTGCTCGGCTATCCCACGGTTGATCCGCATGGCGACCCCATTCCCAGTAAGGATGGGGTGATTCCTCTGCGTAAGGGCATTCCGTTGCCGCAGCTGGCACAGGGACGAACAGCTCTTATCGTGCGTGTAAGCGACCAGGACCCCGAAAAGCTGCGCTACCTTGGGCAACTGGGGCTGTATCCTGAGACATACGTAGAGGTGATCGAGCGGGCGCCATTTGGCGGTCCGTTGCGCATTCGTGTGGGCGAAAAGCCACAGCAGGTCGAACATATGTTGGGGGCAGAACTGGCCGAACATATTACTGTAACACCTATTGAAGCAGGTGAGATGGCAAACAAGTGA